The Macadamia integrifolia cultivar HAES 741 chromosome 4, SCU_Mint_v3, whole genome shotgun sequence genome contains the following window.
ATGCTTTCTATACTGAAGTTAATCCACAAGGAATCAAGGAAGGTCTTGAGAGGTATGGCATAAGTCTGCATATGGTAATTTGAAGTTTCAGTATGAGTAGCCTAAATTTTAACAGATATTATGAGTTTAGTCTTGTTATTTCTGTAGTTTTTCCGAAGGAGGCTGTCCTCCAAGGTTCCTGATCATTGATGATGGGTGGCAAGACACCATAAATGAGTTCCATAAAGAAGGAGAACCATTCCTTGAAGGGACACAGTAAGTTTCCCGTCCCTCTTGGTTTATGATCATCTATTTTTACAGCCAATTAGATATCTGCATCAATTGTTGTCAATACTCTCTCTTTCCATGTTGAAATCCATAGGTTTGCAACCAGATTAGTTGACATCAAGGAGAACAATAAGTTCAAGGGCATAGGCTGTCGTGAGAATCTCCGTGAGTTCATCAAAACCATTAAAGAGAAATATGGGCTGAAGTAAGCACTTGATTCTACTCGATTTGGTTATTTCTTTTGAGAATTTCCAGTATTTACAGAATTTGGATCTGTTTTTGTCACAGGTATGTCTACATGTGGCATGCTTTGCTTGGATACTGGGGAGGGCTCCTTCCAACATCCGAAGCAATGAAGAAATACAATCCCAGGCTTGAATATCCAGTTCAGTCTCCGGGTAACAAAGGGAATATCAGAGATGTTGCCATGGATAGCTTGGAGAAATATGGAATTGGAATGATTGACCCCACAAAAATTCTCGAATTCTATGATGATCTCCACAGTTACCTTGCCAGTAGTGGTGTTGATGGAGTGAAGGTTGATGTACAGAATGTGATAGAAACACTAGGTTCTGGCCATGGAGGGCGGGCCTCATTGACCAGGCAGTGCCAGCAGGCTCTTGAAGCATCGGTAGAAAAAAACTTCATGGACAATAACTTAATTTGCTGTATGAGTCATAACTCCGACTACATTTACAGGTATGATGACCTTGCTTTTGGTAATGTCTCAAGAAAATATTTGCATCTTATTGGCTAGGTTCTGAATGATTGGGTTGGTTACTTTCAGTTCAAGGAAGAGTGCAGTTGCCAGAGCATCAGAGGATTTCATGCCAAGGGAGCCAAACTTACAGACCTTACATATTGCTTTTGTCACTTTCAACAGTCTCCTTCTGGGGGAGATTGTCGTACCAGACTGGGATATGTTCCATGTAAGATTCATCCAAAACTCAAATCTATAAGGTTTAAAAACTCTTTTGAGCCGTTTGAGTGATTGAAGGGGTAACTTCTCCTAATTCCATTCTAACAAGTATACAGCATTTATTACTTGAAtgtattttctatttctatgCTAATGACTGTAATGTAGTCATAAGATTATTAAGCCTTAGACAAAAGGCAGCTTAGTCATATGAGATAACTTTCCGATGCGGATACTCTGAAACCAGTCTTTAATCATCAGATATGCAGCTATTTAATTACTCTCATTTTGTTTCTCCCAGAGCAAACATGCCACAGCTGAGTTCCATAGTGCTGCAAGAGCATTGGGCGGATGTGGGGTTTATGTAAGGTAAGTCAATGACAACAAAATTCCTCtaaataattgtggaaaattcTTTCTTCTGACCTTTCCCCCCTACTAGTGAGGAGGAATGCTCTTCACtaattctctttttcctttttacagTGACAAGCCAGACAACCATGATTTTAAACTACTCAGAAAGCTTGTACTACCGGATGGATCTGTTCTAAGAGCTAGATATGCTGGCCGGCCTACCCGGGATTGTTTATTTGAGGATCCGGTCATGGATGGGAAAAGGTCAGTTTTTCTTCAAGTTTATTTCTTTCAACTCTCTAGAGTTCACtaatttcttcaagtcttctcaCATTAATTTTTTCCTGAATCAAACTATGCAGCTTGCTGAAGATTTGGAATTTGAACAAGTTGTCTGGAATTCTAGGTGTCTTTAACTGCCAAGGAGTAGGACACTGGCCATTGAAAGAGATAGCTCATGATGATCCTACATTATCATCCAAGCCTTCATACCTTTCAGGTCATGTTAGTCCCAACAATGTTGAATTTCTCGAAGATGTTGCAGGTGAAAACTGGATAGGAGATTGTGCAGTGTATGCCTCCAATTCAGGTAATTTACCAATTTCTTCATATAGATTGTTGTTTCTCAAACTATATATCCTTAACTAACAGACTGAATGTCATATTCAGGATCTCTTTCTCGATTACCAAGGAAAGGAATCACTGACATTAGTTTGGGTATTCTACAATGTGAAATCTACACAGTTTCTCCAATAAGGGTAAGTCTTCTGGAACATCTGATTCCTATTTTTGACCTTTCAAGTGCACGTAATACTGACATTGTTATTACACCAGGAATACAATCAAAATGTCCACTTTGCTCCAATTGGATTGATTGACATGTATAACTCTGGAGGAGCAGTTGAAGCTCTGAACTGCGTGAATGATGAACCTTCAGGATGCacaataaaaatcaaagggaaaggCTGTGGTCGTTTTGGAGTGTATTCAAGCacaaaaccaaaatattgtcTGGTGGACACAAACAAGGAGGAATTTGACTACAATGCTGACAACCAGCTCTTGACATTGAAACTTCGAATATGCAGTCAAGATGGCAGTAATTTCAGAGAAATTGAATTTTTCTATTGAAGTATTGAGGATTGTTCATGGAAGCTAtaagtgcaaaaaaaaaatctgatcttGGCTAGTTTTGTACTGATCAGGGAAATGTGTCCAACTAAAATATGATCTAAATTATGCAAAATGCATGGCTTGTAACACCTAAATATGTTCAGACATTTGTAAACATCACATTAAATGCAATAAATATTACAATACCATTCAAACATTAGAAGCATAAGAGTTGACAATTTTAACAGTAAGGAAATCCCATGAATGAAAATCTATTTAGCTGCtttcctctccccctccccccccaaacTACTACACTAAAAATAGATGTGAATGAATATTTAGCTCTCCATTACCCCCAACCTCTCTATATGATGGGGTTAATAAAAGTAAATCAATTACTATCTCAATATCTAGATCAATAGGGGAAGGAGCAAATGCTTTTACTGGCAAAGAAACCCTAGTGATCACAGTATTGTTTAAGAAAGAGGATATACAATAATTAATGAGAATGGGTAAGCTAtcaaaaagaagagaatttcTAGTGCGAGCCTTGACCACTTACAGAGTAAGAGTTCTGCAACTTCTACAGCCACTCTCGCTCGCATTAACCTTAAGAAACGAGCTAGAGATTACAGATTAACACGATTATCAAAGTTCCctgttttttatttgaaaattcaaTTCCTGTCCCTTTAATTTTCTTTGCAGCCAAACGGAGCGTTAGTAGCTTTCGCCAAAACCCCattttaaagaaagaaaggttgAGCCTCCCTTTCGTGGGCCAGCTATTGTCTACGTGGCACATGATTTGATGATCCGACTGCAAAGGGCACTCCAGATCGTTGGATCAATTGACGGTGGTTCCAAAGTCAAGAAATTGTAATTTGGAAATCTGATGTGATAAACCGTATCATTTAATGGTACGGTTGCAATTGATCTGAAGGTCATCAAACAATCAATCAAAGGATTAAGACTCAAAGGATCTCCCTGATTGACAAACCAAATCCAATGGGGCCAACACCTAGGGCTTCGTAAAACCCTTCAAAAGGTTATCTCAAGAAATTTCGATAATCTTTATATTCCTCTGGCTCTGGTCCTTGTGAGCGGTTTTGCTGCGCAAGACCCATCTATATCTCACTGCTTTCTAAACCCACTTCAcaccttatctctctctctctctctctctctctctccgccaTGGCCTCTGCTTCTACACATCTATTCAAGCCGGTGTCAATGGCAGACGGCTGCCTATCCTCTCCTTCAACCGTCTTCGCCACTAAAACAGCATACCCATGTATCTCTCTCCCTGCAAAACCCATAAAATTCTTTAACCTTTCTTGCCCGtctgcttcttcatttccttcttgGGCATCTCTGAGGAAGAAAATAACCCCATCTACTCTTATCGCTCTTGTGGCCCAGACCTCTGACTGGGCTCAacaggaggaagaaggaaaagttGAGGAGGGGTTCGATTGGGAGAATCAGCAGAGCGAGGAGACTGAAGCTCGTGTCTCGGATTGGGAGGTTGAGGGCGAGGAAGAGGTCTCAGCAGGGGGTGAGGTCGAAGATAGTGAAGTCAGCGCTGGAGATGGGTTTTTCGGAGGGGGGGAAGAGGCTTACCAAGAGCCACCTGAAGAGGCAAAGCTCTTTGTGGGCAATTTACCTTATGATATGGACAGCGAGAAGTTGGCTCAGCTCTTCGAGCCGGCTGGAATTGTTGAGGTTGCGGAGGTAATTGCTTGAGCCACTGACGCTTGAGTTCCGTTTCTCTATAGACTATACAGTTCTGAAGTTTTTGGGTtgctatttatttaatttttctaggTAATTTACAACCGGGAAACAGATCAAAGTCGTGGCTTTGGATTCGTCACGATGAGTACTGTGGAAGAGGCGGAGAAAGCTGTGGAGATGTTCCACCGCTACGTAAGCATATCCttacccacccccacccccctccacccccaaaacaaaaaaggaaaagggaaaatttcTGACTTCTGTGAGAAATGGAAATGTATCATTTGCGTAATTTTGTACTGTATTGATGGAGTTGTCAGTTTCTTGTAGAAGTAGAAACACTTCATTAACATTATAGTGTTTTCAAGTCCAGTATTTaatgatgatattttcataTGTTATTACGAATTGCGTAAGATTCATTTCTCTATTTATGAATTGTGACTGCTTGCTTAAAAATTTGCATTCATGGCTCTTGGGAATATGTGCTCTAtatgctttttcttttcctgctGCTTTGTTGAGTCAACAATTAGTATGGGCCTTCAAAAAGTTTCCAACTTGTAAGGATTTATTGTATTTTAGAAGTATGTCTGTTGATTTGGGGGTAGGAAATTCTGTAGATTTATCTAGGTAAATGGCTTAGTTCTCATAAATTAGTGAATTTCTATTTCCTCATCCGTTTGATTCATTTCCAACACAAAGAAAGCcttggagaaaagaaaagaaaactcaaattaGCCCTCACTCGTTTCGTtttggagatgaagaagagaatcaacCTTGCCTGCCTGCTACAAGCTGTGGAGTCAACTTAGCCTTACCTATTTGCACTATAAGGGCTTAATGGTGACCGTGTGATATTTTTGCTCTAGAAAGATAACAAGACTGATCAGTGAACATGTAGTTTTGCAAGAGGCAGCTCTTTCAAAAATGTATGATATCACTAGAATTTTACTTGTGTGTATGGTTTCTATTTCAAAATCGAAATTAATTCTGGATCAAGCTAATTTCTGGCATTACTGGAGGAACCTTTTTCATGATTTTACAGTTCCATCTCTGTATTTCTGGCAAAGATGCCAAATCTGAAGTGCAATAATCAACTTAAGAAcaagctgttttttttttttttgggaaaccCCTAGTCATTGCCAACACTTCTTCACTCTCATGACCGATGTCCACAACCACACCTCTTCATTCCCATGACCAATGTCCTTATCCGGTGCAACCAATTTTAATGTCATGATCATTATGATTGGAAATTCAGTCAACTTATATGATTGGTAGATAGCTTCAATTTCAAACAACTTGTtgccttctttctctttctgctTCCTTCGAACTTCCTCTTACCTTTCCCAAGGGCCAAAGTTTTCTGGTTGTAATGCTGGATTGGTTCCTAGTGCTCATGAAAAGATGTGAGAACAGAATTTAATTGTAAAcaatcatgtttttgtttattattaaaTTCCTCTCATAGTTTGGTGCCAAATGTGTCAAATTGACACCTATGCTTTTCACCCTTTGCTGATTCCTTGTTTATTGAGAATCTGAAGTATATCGATACGATAACCTTTTTATATAATCTGTTGTTTAAAGTGTTCATTTGTAGTGCTTGTAACAGACTGTAAATTTTACAGCACcattggtgtgtgtgtgtgtgtgtgtgtgtgcgcgcgtGTGTGTGAAAAATGTTGTGCCTTCTTTGACATCCAGAAGTAGCAGCACTCTCAATGCTTATGAAAGAATCTGCAAAATTAGTGACTGAATACtattaatgtagaactagaatcacaagtgatcctactCCCAGGCAAgatttgaaattctggctgaatagagaagatggtTCGGTTCTAGCtttcaaacactctctcacagcaaacaaataaaagaaaaataagaaaagaaagagaattcgatgtagggttgagaagggggaagaagaactagtgaatgggcatctcacccctcgggtttaggcatctcacctaggaCATCTCACCCAAAGcacaacaacataagccatattttcttttttcattaataaattcgtgttcaatgttgtaacCCCTtgcaaacttatatagaagagtcaaaactaactcaaacactaaaaaggaaaggcctaacccaatccttaactcattgggaaacctaaactgactagaaaattgaaataacaaaagaaatagactcaaaataggactctaactaaactaatgaataaaatctcgttttcctactttctacccatattttaggtccattaaagtggctcattacaaagaaaatccatgggattaaaggcccaacacatacataactcaacccaatgcttatttgaaataaaataagcccattaagtgacttttCTACATCAACTATGTGTAATCAAGAAATGGGGAAGGTTTAAATAAGTGGTGAAGGGTATATAAACCATGCCCATATAGGTTATAAAAAGGTTAAACGACACATTGATCTCCCTGTTTTCTCTGGAGAAAACAGCTTTGGCTGCTGTAAGATGaaccacaaaaaaaattgagtacTTCCACTCTGTGATTGCAATCTTTTTGACTTGGGAATAATCACTGTGATTTACGGAGATAATAGTGTTACATTGTGGTCTACTGAGATAATAGGGCCACAATGTGGTTTAATAAAAAGATGCACAATAGCATATTCCAAGGTTCTCTTGGTAGTCTACGTCTGGAGATTTAATCCCTTAAGTGTCTCCATGTGGCATCATTATACACATATTACCAGTAATGCCCACAAACCTCAACCATCTCAGTGTGCCTTGTTGAATGCTCATGATCCCTATTGGAATGCTAGTTGATAATATGCTGTATATATGCTTTATTTCTTATTTCAATCCGTAATCCCTTGACATCACAAAGAGTTGTATTCTACTGTAGTAGGGACAGGTCACAGGAAATTTTCTAGCTTTTTCAATTGTGTTTCTGTGTCTGAATGTATTAATTT
Protein-coding sequences here:
- the LOC122077372 gene encoding 28 kDa ribonucleoprotein, chloroplastic-like gives rise to the protein MASASTHLFKPVSMADGCLSSPSTVFATKTAYPCISLPAKPIKFFNLSCPSASSFPSWASLRKKITPSTLIALVAQTSDWAQQEEEGKVEEGFDWENQQSEETEARVSDWEVEGEEEVSAGGEVEDSEVSAGDGFFGGGEEAYQEPPEEAKLFVGNLPYDMDSEKLAQLFEPAGIVEVAEVIYNRETDQSRGFGFVTMSTVEEAEKAVEMFHRYDVSGRLLTVNKAAPRGSRPERSPRVFGTSFRMYVGNLPWQVDNARLEQVFSEHGKVVDARVVYDRETGRSRGFGFVTMSSQSELDDAIAALDGQSLDGRAIRVNVAEERPRRGSF
- the LOC122076221 gene encoding probable galactinol--sucrose galactosyltransferase 2, which produces MTITATPTVTDGRLTVRSKVALDGVPDNVVVSPVSSGSAFIGATSTTEKNRHVFTLGVLEGYRLLCLFRFKIWWMIPRMGKAGGDIPVETQMLLLEAREDSALNDEDGEQPTTENTFYILMLPVLDGQFRTSLQGTSTNELQFCVESGDPDVQCSQSLEAVFINSGDSPYKLMNESFKILEKHKETFSQINNKKIPHNLDWFGWCTWDAFYTEVNPQGIKEGLESFSEGGCPPRFLIIDDGWQDTINEFHKEGEPFLEGTQFATRLVDIKENNKFKGIGCRENLREFIKTIKEKYGLKYVYMWHALLGYWGGLLPTSEAMKKYNPRLEYPVQSPGNKGNIRDVAMDSLEKYGIGMIDPTKILEFYDDLHSYLASSGVDGVKVDVQNVIETLGSGHGGRASLTRQCQQALEASVEKNFMDNNLICCMSHNSDYIYSSRKSAVARASEDFMPREPNLQTLHIAFVTFNSLLLGEIVVPDWDMFHSKHATAEFHSAARALGGCGVYVSDKPDNHDFKLLRKLVLPDGSVLRARYAGRPTRDCLFEDPVMDGKSLLKIWNLNKLSGILGVFNCQGVGHWPLKEIAHDDPTLSSKPSYLSGHVSPNNVEFLEDVAGENWIGDCAVYASNSGSLSRLPRKGITDISLGILQCEIYTVSPIREYNQNVHFAPIGLIDMYNSGGAVEALNCVNDEPSGCTIKIKGKGCGRFGVYSSTKPKYCLVDTNKEEFDYNADNQLLTLKLRICSQDGSNFREIEFFY